A region of Streptomyces deccanensis DNA encodes the following proteins:
- a CDS encoding flavodoxin family protein, giving the protein MSHPGRPIVAVAFHSGYGHTAVIAEAVARGAAEAGAEVVSISVDTITDEQWAQLDAADAIIFGAATYMGTASAAFHAFAQASSKRWFPHAWVDKLAAGFTNSGAKSGDKSSTLGYFATLAAQHGMHWISLGLLPGWDSTKGSEDDINRLGFFLGAGAQSPTDAGPEAVHTSDIATAEHLGARVARQAAIFRAGLAALAA; this is encoded by the coding sequence ATGTCCCATCCCGGTCGGCCCATCGTCGCCGTCGCCTTTCATTCGGGCTACGGCCATACGGCCGTCATCGCCGAAGCCGTGGCGCGTGGTGCCGCTGAAGCCGGCGCCGAGGTCGTCTCGATCTCCGTCGACACCATCACCGACGAGCAGTGGGCCCAGCTGGACGCCGCCGACGCGATCATCTTCGGCGCCGCCACGTACATGGGCACCGCCTCCGCCGCCTTCCACGCCTTCGCCCAGGCCAGCAGCAAGCGGTGGTTCCCGCACGCGTGGGTGGACAAGCTCGCCGCGGGCTTCACCAACTCCGGTGCGAAGAGCGGCGACAAGTCGTCCACGCTGGGCTACTTCGCCACCCTCGCTGCCCAGCACGGCATGCATTGGATCAGTCTGGGTCTGCTGCCGGGATGGGACTCCACCAAGGGCAGCGAGGACGACATCAACCGGCTGGGCTTCTTCCTGGGCGCCGGTGCGCAGAGCCCGACCGACGCCGGCCCCGAGGCGGTCCACACGTCGGACATCGCCACCGCGGAGCACCTCGGCGCGCGCGTCGCACGCCAGGCCGCGATCTTCCGCGCGGGGCTGGCCGCCCTCGCTGCCTGA
- a CDS encoding nuclear transport factor 2 family protein, translating to MSDSPSLALIRRVYESRMAPEVTKEVMAADFVWDITPGFPNSGVYHGWDSVATDFFGRTMPNYESFGAVPEEFYADDEGHVFVYGRYHAETKTGNTADVRFLHLWTVRDGQAVRMRQIADSHVLQEALKG from the coding sequence TTGTCCGATTCCCCCAGCCTCGCCCTCATCCGGCGGGTCTACGAGTCCCGAATGGCACCCGAGGTCACCAAGGAGGTGATGGCCGCGGACTTCGTCTGGGACATCACCCCCGGCTTCCCGAACAGCGGTGTCTACCACGGCTGGGACAGCGTGGCCACGGACTTCTTCGGCAGGACGATGCCGAACTACGAGTCCTTCGGCGCGGTGCCCGAGGAGTTCTACGCGGACGACGAAGGCCACGTCTTCGTCTACGGCCGCTACCACGCGGAGACGAAGACCGGGAACACGGCCGACGTGCGCTTCCTGCACCTGTGGACCGTCCGCGACGGCCAGGCCGTACGGATGCGCCAGATCGCCGACAGCCACGTCCTCCAGGAAGCCCTCAAGGGCTGA
- a CDS encoding carboxymuconolactone decarboxylase family protein: MSERKKFAPPAIQEFAPKLAEVTDTVLFGDIWERPGLSPRDRSLVTVTALASLYRTDQLDFHLGKALENGVTKDELIEVITHLAFYTGWPNAMTAMTQLKEIVEKTEQSG, translated from the coding sequence ATGTCGGAACGGAAGAAGTTCGCGCCGCCTGCCATCCAGGAATTCGCCCCCAAACTCGCCGAGGTGACCGACACCGTCCTCTTCGGCGACATCTGGGAGCGGCCGGGCCTGTCTCCGCGCGATCGCAGCCTCGTCACCGTCACCGCGCTGGCCTCCCTGTACCGGACCGACCAACTCGACTTCCACCTCGGCAAGGCCCTGGAGAACGGTGTCACCAAGGACGAGCTGATCGAGGTCATCACCCATCTGGCCTTCTACACCGGATGGCCGAACGCCATGACCGCGATGACACAGCTCAAGGAGATCGTGGAGAAGACGGAGCAGTCGGGCTGA
- a CDS encoding alpha/beta hydrolase, giving the protein MVESVSFRNKEIEIAGHLHLPDDFDEEKKYPALVGIHPAGGVKEQTIGQYAKRLAAQGFVTVVYDSTYQGESGGEPRLLEDPTARVEDARCAADFLTTLPYVDTERMGVFGICAGGGYAISVAQTERRFKAVATVSAAPMGEGSRGFLGHMSPVAEQIKTLEIVAQQRTAEARGAAPAYAPFVPETLEEIDDNTPDLLREGYDYYRTPRGRHPNSKGRFLLTSMDKMYAFSAFDQIPELLTQPLLLIAGSKADTKVFSDQAYELSNGPKELFVVDGATHIALYDVPEYMDQAITKMVKFFAVL; this is encoded by the coding sequence ATGGTCGAGTCCGTTTCATTCAGGAACAAAGAAATAGAAATCGCGGGCCACCTGCACCTGCCAGACGACTTCGACGAAGAAAAGAAGTACCCGGCTCTGGTCGGAATTCACCCGGCCGGTGGCGTGAAGGAGCAGACCATCGGCCAGTACGCGAAGCGGCTGGCTGCCCAGGGATTTGTCACCGTGGTCTACGACTCCACTTACCAGGGAGAAAGCGGCGGCGAACCGCGTCTGCTGGAAGACCCGACGGCCAGAGTGGAGGACGCCCGCTGCGCGGCGGACTTCCTCACCACCCTCCCGTACGTCGACACCGAGCGGATGGGCGTCTTCGGTATCTGCGCCGGCGGCGGCTACGCGATCAGCGTGGCGCAGACCGAACGCCGCTTCAAGGCGGTCGCCACCGTCAGCGCGGCCCCGATGGGGGAGGGTTCGCGGGGCTTCCTGGGGCACATGTCCCCGGTGGCCGAGCAGATCAAGACCCTGGAGATCGTCGCCCAGCAGCGCACGGCGGAGGCGCGAGGAGCAGCACCCGCCTACGCTCCCTTCGTCCCGGAGACGCTGGAGGAGATCGACGACAACACGCCGGACCTCCTGCGTGAGGGATACGACTACTACCGGACTCCTCGTGGCCGGCATCCGAATTCCAAGGGCCGTTTCCTGCTGACCAGCATGGACAAGATGTACGCCTTCTCGGCGTTCGACCAGATCCCGGAACTGCTGACCCAGCCGCTGCTTCTCATCGCGGGAAGCAAGGCGGACACGAAGGTTTTCAGCGACCAGGCGTACGAGCTTTCCAACGGCCCGAAGGAACTGTTCGTGGTCGACGGTGCGACGCACATCGCCCTGTACGACGTTCCCGAGTACATGGATCAGGCGATCACCAAGATGGTGAAGTTCTTCGCCGTTCTTTAG
- a CDS encoding RNA-binding protein, with protein MPPAFVHRITKYDPADRDEHGHYTGVESTVSDHGPVEAAYLAAVAAFAEASDIDRLEIREPAVTGFVHFGGEPPAEGHGLGGLFPPDLTGYHDGAEVPLPVALELVRAMLRDQGAWCRLEVGDSFTVHVGWDQYVYVGSDRPCADAVARTRELGLFPEPLTASPYAAEADEAEVTEPADEHFWIRVHSALASRHALLLEESHVRNAARWHRITPENLDTVRAGLGPRALLTVWPDLTPDVGAVLAALPPEESIIFVWEAQDGTISHAIVDDTDYQALSAHVADARAACALPLAEHHPLFCAALPDSDGVLRARW; from the coding sequence GTGCCGCCGGCCTTCGTCCACCGGATCACCAAATACGACCCCGCCGACCGCGACGAGCACGGCCACTACACCGGGGTCGAAAGCACGGTCAGCGACCATGGGCCTGTCGAAGCGGCGTACCTGGCGGCGGTCGCCGCCTTCGCGGAGGCATCGGACATCGACCGGCTGGAGATCCGCGAGCCCGCGGTCACCGGCTTCGTCCACTTCGGTGGGGAGCCGCCGGCTGAGGGGCACGGCCTCGGCGGGCTCTTCCCGCCCGACCTCACCGGCTACCACGACGGGGCCGAGGTCCCTCTTCCGGTCGCCCTGGAACTGGTCCGGGCCATGCTCCGCGACCAAGGCGCTTGGTGCCGACTGGAGGTGGGGGATTCGTTCACCGTGCATGTCGGGTGGGACCAGTACGTGTACGTGGGCAGTGACCGGCCCTGTGCGGACGCCGTGGCCCGTACGCGGGAACTCGGCCTCTTCCCGGAACCGCTCACTGCCTCGCCCTATGCGGCCGAGGCCGACGAAGCGGAAGTGACGGAGCCGGCGGACGAGCACTTCTGGATACGCGTGCACTCCGCGCTGGCCTCACGGCATGCCTTGCTCCTTGAGGAAAGCCACGTTCGCAACGCCGCACGCTGGCACCGCATCACACCGGAGAACCTCGACACCGTGCGCGCCGGTCTCGGCCCGCGCGCCCTGCTGACCGTCTGGCCCGACCTGACCCCGGACGTCGGCGCCGTCCTCGCCGCATTGCCCCCGGAGGAGTCCATCATCTTCGTCTGGGAGGCGCAGGACGGGACGATCAGCCACGCGATCGTCGACGACACCGACTACCAGGCGCTCAGCGCCCACGTGGCCGATGCCCGCGCCGCCTGCGCCCTGCCCCTCGCCGAACACCACCCGCTGTTCTGTGCTGCTCTCCCGGACAGCGACGGCGTACTGCGCGCCCGGTGGTGA
- a CDS encoding SDR family oxidoreductase, with product MTRTLTGKTVLMSGGSRGIGLAIALRAARDGANVVMLAKTAVPHPKLEGTVHTAIEEVQRAGGKGLAVVGDVRNEDDVHTAVDAAVSAFGGIDIVVNNASAIDLSSSERLEMKRYDLMQDINTRGTFLLSRAAIPHLREADNPHILTLSPPLNLAPHWVGKHLGYTLSKYGMSLCTIGLAEELATDGIAANSLWPRTLIDTAAVRNVVGGAGQARSPQIMADAAYAVLTRDARECTANLFIDDEVLLAEGVTDLSVYSPAGFEGDLALDIFVDPA from the coding sequence ATGACACGGACGCTGACGGGCAAGACCGTTCTGATGTCGGGAGGCAGCCGAGGCATCGGACTCGCCATCGCCCTGCGCGCGGCCCGCGACGGGGCGAACGTCGTGATGCTCGCCAAGACCGCCGTACCGCACCCCAAGCTCGAAGGCACGGTCCACACCGCCATCGAGGAGGTCCAGCGCGCGGGCGGCAAGGGGCTGGCCGTCGTCGGCGACGTCCGCAACGAGGACGACGTGCACACCGCCGTCGACGCCGCCGTCAGCGCCTTCGGTGGCATCGACATCGTGGTGAACAACGCCAGTGCGATCGACCTGTCGTCGTCGGAGCGGCTGGAGATGAAGCGCTACGACCTGATGCAGGACATCAACACGCGGGGCACGTTCCTGCTGAGCAGGGCCGCGATCCCGCACCTGCGGGAAGCGGACAACCCGCACATCCTCACCCTCTCGCCACCGCTGAACCTCGCGCCGCACTGGGTGGGCAAGCATCTCGGCTACACGCTGTCGAAGTACGGCATGAGCCTGTGCACCATCGGCCTCGCCGAGGAACTCGCCACCGACGGCATCGCCGCCAACTCGCTGTGGCCCCGAACCCTGATCGACACCGCCGCCGTGCGCAACGTGGTCGGCGGCGCCGGACAGGCCCGCAGCCCGCAGATCATGGCCGACGCCGCGTACGCCGTCCTCACGCGTGACGCGCGCGAGTGCACCGCCAACCTGTTCATCGACGACGAGGTGCTGCTCGCCGAAGGCGTCACCGACCTGTCCGTCTACAGCCCGGCCGGCTTCGAGGGCGACCTCGCGCTCGACATATTCGTCGATCCGGCCTGA
- a CDS encoding DUF2255 family protein has protein sequence MNPWTGDELERIAEADELEMAPLRRDGTLRAPVPIWVVRDGDDLYVRSFRGAAGGWWRTAVATHAGHVRSGGVDRDVTFAEVPDLGINDRVDAAYRSKYGRFGGAYVDPMVAARGTTLRLLPR, from the coding sequence ATGAATCCCTGGACAGGCGACGAGCTCGAGCGCATCGCCGAGGCGGACGAACTGGAGATGGCCCCGCTCCGGCGTGACGGCACACTGCGCGCACCGGTGCCGATCTGGGTGGTCCGCGACGGCGACGACCTGTACGTCCGCTCCTTCCGCGGCGCGGCGGGCGGCTGGTGGCGTACCGCCGTCGCGACCCACGCGGGCCATGTCCGCTCGGGCGGGGTCGACAGGGACGTCACGTTCGCCGAGGTGCCGGACCTGGGGATCAACGACCGCGTCGACGCGGCGTACCGGAGCAAGTACGGCCGTTTCGGCGGGGCGTACGTCGATCCCATGGTGGCGGCGCGTGGCACGACGCTGCGGCTGCTGCCCAGATGA
- a CDS encoding helix-turn-helix domain-containing protein, protein MNRNPHLNELGAFLKARRAELTPSDVGLRGGQRRRVKGLRREEVALLAAISTEYYTRIEQGRLQASAPLLDEIAQALQLNDAQRAYLFDLAAKERVRPSAYRERQQVDPQLQRMLDDLSASPAFVIGRCTDILGWNQLAAALWTDFGRYSEQERVFVRLLFTEPWMRELYVDWEEVTRLAIAQLRMESARYPDDQPLTALVEELSARDAQFRQWWTEHDVAVRGKGVKKLRHPVVGELTLDWNTLTCGTDPDQHIIVWNAEPGTPSHDGLRLLASWTADQEPTASDAAT, encoded by the coding sequence ATGAACCGCAACCCTCATCTGAACGAACTGGGTGCGTTCCTCAAGGCGCGCCGCGCTGAGCTCACCCCCTCCGATGTCGGCCTCCGGGGCGGGCAGCGACGGCGTGTGAAGGGGCTGCGCCGTGAGGAGGTGGCACTCCTCGCCGCGATCAGCACCGAGTACTACACCCGGATCGAACAGGGTCGGCTCCAGGCATCGGCCCCCCTCCTCGACGAGATCGCCCAGGCGCTGCAACTGAACGACGCCCAGCGGGCCTATCTCTTCGACCTCGCGGCGAAGGAGAGGGTGCGTCCGTCCGCGTACCGCGAGCGCCAGCAGGTCGACCCGCAGCTGCAGCGCATGCTCGACGACCTCAGCGCCTCCCCGGCCTTCGTCATCGGGCGGTGCACCGACATCCTCGGCTGGAACCAGCTCGCCGCCGCCCTGTGGACCGACTTCGGACGCTACTCCGAGCAGGAGAGGGTATTCGTCCGGCTGCTGTTCACCGAACCCTGGATGCGCGAGCTGTACGTCGACTGGGAAGAGGTCACCCGGCTGGCCATCGCCCAACTGCGCATGGAGAGCGCACGCTACCCCGACGACCAGCCGCTGACCGCGCTGGTCGAGGAACTCTCCGCCCGTGACGCGCAGTTCCGGCAGTGGTGGACCGAACACGATGTCGCCGTGCGGGGCAAGGGCGTCAAGAAGCTGCGTCACCCGGTGGTGGGCGAGTTGACGCTCGACTGGAACACGCTCACCTGCGGCACGGACCCGGACCAGCACATCATCGTGTGGAACGCCGAACCCGGCACCCCCTCCCACGACGGGCTGCGCCTGCTGGCGTCCTGGACCGCCGATCAAGAACCGACGGCGTCCGACGCGGCTACCTGA
- a CDS encoding helix-turn-helix domain-containing protein, with protein sequence MTGYARPNELGEFLKARRAELTPRTVGLPDTGGRRVPGLRREEVALLATISADYYTRLEQGRIQPSTSVLARLAHVLHLSDHQRDHLFELAAEGTRASRRRPAQRAHPQLRRLLDELATTPALVIGRHLDILAWNPLAAAVLTDFDRIPAKQRNYARLMFTDPAFRELCLDWRTNARTCVTQLRLEAARHSGDTELAALVGELSVADADFRQWWAGRQMNGLRMGTKRLRHPVAGDLTLDWDSLTCAADPAQKLLIATAEPGTPSHDALVLLASWITDPDQPAQDASA encoded by the coding sequence ATGACCGGCTACGCGCGACCGAACGAGCTGGGAGAATTCCTCAAGGCGCGGAGGGCCGAATTGACCCCGCGCACCGTGGGTCTGCCCGACACCGGTGGCCGACGTGTGCCCGGGTTGCGCAGGGAGGAGGTCGCCCTGCTCGCCACCATCAGCGCCGACTACTACACACGGCTGGAACAGGGCCGCATTCAGCCGTCCACGTCAGTGCTGGCCAGGCTCGCCCATGTCCTGCACCTGTCCGATCACCAGCGGGACCACCTGTTCGAGCTGGCGGCGGAAGGCACCCGCGCGTCGCGCCGTCGACCGGCGCAGAGGGCTCACCCGCAGCTCAGACGCCTTCTGGACGAGCTGGCCACGACCCCCGCACTCGTCATCGGCCGACACCTGGACATCCTCGCCTGGAACCCTCTGGCAGCCGCTGTGCTCACCGACTTCGACAGGATCCCCGCGAAGCAGCGCAACTACGCGCGGCTGATGTTCACCGACCCCGCCTTCCGGGAGCTCTGCCTCGACTGGAGGACCAACGCCCGGACCTGTGTGACCCAGCTGCGCCTGGAGGCCGCACGGCACTCCGGCGACACCGAACTTGCCGCACTCGTCGGCGAGTTGTCGGTGGCCGACGCCGATTTCCGGCAATGGTGGGCAGGCCGCCAGATGAACGGCCTGCGGATGGGCACGAAGCGGCTGCGCCACCCGGTCGCCGGTGACCTCACCCTGGACTGGGACAGCCTGACGTGCGCCGCCGACCCCGCACAGAAACTGCTGATCGCCACCGCCGAACCCGGGACCCCGTCGCATGACGCGCTTGTCCTCCTGGCGTCGTGGATCACCGATCCGGACCAGCCGGCCCAGGACGCGTCAGCCTGA
- a CDS encoding zinc-dependent alcohol dehydrogenase family protein, whose protein sequence is MRATIIHAPGDIRVENAPEPTVMAPTDAVVRTVAACVCGSDLWSYRGVLPVAGPQPIGHEYVGVVEEVGSDVSTVRPGQFVIGSFVASDNTCPNCRAGYQTSCRHAQWVNGAQAEYVRIPLADGTLVATPEQPDEELIPSLLTLSDVMGTGWYAARAAEVRPGSTAVVVGDGAVGLSGVIAAKELGAERIIAMSRHESRQKLALEFGATDIVTERGEEGVARVKELTDGVGADSVLECVGTQESMRQGLRAARPGGNVGFVGFPHGTQIDGQELFFSHVGLRGGPAPVRAYLPDLIDRVFDGRIDPGKVFDLTLSLDQAAEGYQAMDERRAIKTLLRP, encoded by the coding sequence ATGCGAGCAACCATCATCCACGCGCCGGGTGACATCCGGGTGGAGAACGCCCCCGAGCCGACCGTCATGGCTCCGACGGACGCGGTCGTCCGCACCGTCGCCGCCTGCGTCTGCGGCTCCGACCTGTGGAGCTACCGGGGCGTCCTGCCGGTCGCCGGGCCACAGCCGATCGGCCACGAGTACGTCGGCGTCGTCGAGGAGGTCGGCAGCGACGTATCGACCGTCAGGCCCGGGCAGTTCGTCATCGGTTCCTTCGTGGCGTCCGACAACACCTGCCCCAACTGCCGGGCCGGCTACCAGACCTCCTGCCGGCACGCGCAGTGGGTGAACGGCGCCCAGGCCGAGTACGTCCGCATCCCGCTCGCCGACGGCACTTTGGTCGCCACCCCGGAGCAGCCGGACGAGGAGCTGATCCCGAGCCTGCTGACCCTGTCCGACGTCATGGGCACCGGCTGGTACGCCGCCAGGGCCGCCGAGGTCAGGCCCGGTTCGACGGCCGTGGTCGTCGGTGACGGCGCGGTGGGTCTGTCCGGGGTCATCGCCGCGAAGGAGCTGGGCGCCGAGCGGATCATCGCCATGAGCCGGCACGAGTCCCGGCAGAAGCTGGCCCTGGAGTTCGGCGCCACCGACATCGTCACCGAGCGGGGTGAGGAAGGTGTCGCCCGCGTCAAGGAGCTGACGGACGGTGTGGGCGCCGACTCCGTCCTCGAGTGCGTCGGCACGCAGGAGTCGATGCGCCAGGGCCTGCGGGCCGCGCGCCCGGGCGGCAACGTCGGCTTCGTCGGCTTCCCGCACGGTACGCAGATCGACGGCCAGGAACTCTTCTTCTCCCACGTCGGCCTGCGCGGTGGCCCCGCTCCGGTGCGGGCCTACCTTCCCGACCTGATCGACCGCGTCTTCGACGGTCGTATCGACCCGGGCAAGGTCTTCGACCTCACCCTGTCCCTGGACCAGGCAGCCGAGGGTTACCAGGCGATGGACGAGCGCCGCGCCATCAAGACGCTGCTGCGTCCGTGA
- a CDS encoding type 1 glutamine amidotransferase domain-containing protein encodes MAKILFVITASDHWTLADGTRQPAGFWAEEALGPYQVFKEAGYEIAAATPGGVPPTADALSLTPDFNGGEEGAERMRTALREATELAHPMRIEDVDIDDYVAVFYPGGWGPMEDLPDDAASGRLLTDWLASGKPVSLVCHGPAALLATIGPDGTSPFSGYRMTGLSNAEEKQNGLADRAKWLLQDRLVGELKADYREADPFTPHVQVDRTLYTGQNPYSAVPLAQELVKALS; translated from the coding sequence ATGGCGAAGATCCTCTTCGTGATCACCGCGTCCGACCACTGGACGCTGGCCGACGGCACCCGCCAGCCGGCCGGCTTCTGGGCCGAGGAGGCCCTCGGCCCGTACCAGGTCTTCAAGGAGGCCGGATACGAGATCGCGGCCGCGACACCGGGCGGAGTGCCGCCCACGGCTGACGCCCTCAGCCTCACCCCCGACTTCAACGGCGGCGAGGAAGGCGCCGAGCGCATGCGGACCGCGCTGAGGGAGGCCACCGAGCTGGCGCATCCGATGCGTATCGAGGACGTGGACATCGACGACTACGTGGCCGTCTTCTATCCCGGCGGCTGGGGTCCCATGGAGGACCTGCCCGACGACGCCGCCTCCGGCAGGCTGCTCACCGACTGGCTCGCCTCCGGCAAGCCGGTCTCCCTGGTCTGCCATGGACCTGCGGCGTTGCTCGCGACGATCGGCCCCGACGGCACGTCCCCCTTCTCCGGCTACCGCATGACCGGCCTCTCCAATGCCGAGGAGAAGCAGAACGGTCTCGCGGACCGCGCGAAGTGGCTGCTCCAGGACCGCCTCGTGGGCGAACTCAAGGCCGACTACCGGGAGGCCGACCCCTTCACCCCGCACGTCCAGGTCGACCGCACCCTCTACACCGGCCAGAACCCCTACTCGGCCGTCCCTCTCGCCCAGGAACTGGTCAAAGCACTCAGCTGA
- a CDS encoding acyl-CoA dehydrogenase family protein, whose translation MTSTPVRQSDRLYHELLAPKETQSVRAAVRRVAEREVAPHAAAIANGDERTDGFPRQVFDALASAEVLRIPFPVEVGGDGLIHPAAATAAAIEELAYYSSSVAAVFDVHCILAGNALRQGTEEQRQRWLPRVAQGSVVGAFATTEPDASSDLSPQAVRTEAVRTQAGWVLNGHKRWISNSPVAGFVVVLARTGERLSMFIVDTALPGVHVGLADRKMGNRGQLTADIHFKDVHLSDDYLLGGTEGHGLRHALSTLTYGRIGIASAGVGMAQAAFDHTVAHLSTRHAFGRPVAANQHWQFLLAERATEIDNARTLVTKAALRLDAGDPSPEPEAAMAKYYATKLSVDMARDAVQAFGGLGFARELGADGSPGPVEAIYRDSKIGEIYEGTNEIQKWVIARQIFGRTITG comes from the coding sequence ATGACTTCCACTCCCGTACGCCAGAGCGACCGGCTCTACCACGAGCTCCTCGCCCCCAAAGAGACCCAGTCCGTACGCGCCGCCGTGCGCCGCGTCGCGGAGCGAGAGGTGGCTCCGCACGCCGCGGCGATCGCGAACGGCGACGAGCGCACCGACGGTTTCCCCCGCCAGGTGTTCGACGCACTCGCGTCGGCCGAGGTCCTCCGGATCCCCTTCCCCGTCGAGGTCGGCGGCGACGGCCTGATCCACCCGGCCGCCGCCACCGCCGCGGCGATCGAGGAACTGGCCTACTACTCCAGCAGCGTCGCGGCCGTCTTCGACGTGCACTGCATCCTGGCGGGCAACGCCCTGCGGCAGGGCACCGAGGAGCAGCGGCAGCGCTGGCTGCCCAGGGTCGCGCAGGGTTCGGTGGTCGGCGCGTTCGCCACCACCGAGCCGGACGCCTCCAGCGACCTGTCTCCGCAGGCCGTTCGGACCGAGGCCGTACGCACCCAGGCCGGCTGGGTGCTGAACGGCCACAAGCGGTGGATCTCCAACTCGCCCGTGGCCGGGTTCGTGGTGGTACTCGCCCGCACCGGCGAGCGGCTGAGCATGTTCATCGTCGACACGGCGCTGCCGGGCGTTCACGTCGGTCTCGCCGACCGCAAGATGGGCAACCGTGGCCAGCTCACCGCGGACATCCACTTCAAGGACGTCCACCTGTCCGACGACTACCTCCTCGGCGGCACCGAGGGACACGGGCTGCGCCACGCGCTGTCCACACTGACGTACGGCCGGATCGGCATCGCGTCCGCCGGGGTCGGCATGGCGCAGGCCGCCTTCGACCACACCGTGGCCCACCTGTCGACGCGACACGCCTTCGGCAGGCCGGTGGCCGCCAACCAGCACTGGCAGTTCCTGCTCGCCGAGCGGGCCACCGAGATCGACAACGCCCGCACCCTCGTCACCAAGGCCGCCCTGCGCCTGGACGCCGGCGATCCGTCCCCGGAACCCGAGGCCGCGATGGCGAAGTACTACGCCACGAAGCTGTCGGTGGACATGGCGCGCGACGCCGTCCAGGCATTCGGAGGCCTCGGCTTCGCCCGCGAACTGGGCGCCGACGGCAGCCCCGGACCCGTCGAGGCGATCTACCGGGACAGCAAGATCGGCGAGATCTACGAGGGCACCAACGAGATACAGAAGTGGGTCATCGCCCGGCAGATCTTCGGCCGGACCATCACCGGTTGA